The DNA window CTCCACCTTGAGTGtatgtccccgacatggccccctttccgggaaaatcgcagaaacctcagaccatgcctcctccccttgagtaatcTCCTGCTCACCTGttcaaacttcccgatcaaaacaTGCCTGGCAACCTGGATAAtgggactccgacccttccccagccaatcggctgaggccacgacccttccccagccaatcggctaaggccacaaccattacctcaccaactgcccctagacccctataaaacctttgtgcttttgaaactcactgGTTCTCTAcggcatctcaccgctgcgtcggtgcaggagGGGGTTGAGCTCAAGCTAGCTCGAagaaaggctctttgcttttgcatcggactcggcttcctggtggtctttggggatcgtgaattctgggcataacatttgggggctcatCTGGGATCCCCAAGAGCCCCGAGGGACCCCCTACCCGGAGAGCCTGACCGGCCACGGTTAGTGTATGTTCGTTccgtcttttctgtgtgagctcatttctgaaaTCTGGTAGTGTCTGGCGTGGTCTAAGTGGACGCACTGGAAGACCACAGGCCAGGAGTTTCAGAAGACTTTCCGatcctcccttctggagggacgtggattgccctcaaaggtctgagatgAGGCGGGTCGCTCCCGCCAGTTGGCACGAGACCATCAtctagctttcagttttgcttccacgGAGTTGGAAGACTGTctctaggggccctctgtttgtttctgtttttctctgttttgttctgtggacttactggacggacgttatgggacagactcagactgctcctctaagtattatgattgatcactttaaggatgtgaggggaagagctaacaacctcagtgtggaagtccgaAAGGGTCGGTGGCAGGTTTTTTGTTCTAGTGAGTGGCCAGCTTTCAATGTtggatggccaccagagggaaCCTTCGagacctccctaccatccaccgagTCAGGGATATCATCTCTCCGCCTAAGACTGGCCATCCtgatcagctcccttacattatcacttggcGGGACCTTGTAaaagacccaccctcttggcttaagcccttcctagcccCACGCCCTctggagccaaaacccattcttgctttgcaggggacaGAAAAGAAGGAGAACAAGAAAAGTCTTACCCAACCTTTAatacccctctaccctgtccaaCGGGGGGGAGGACTGAAgatgaattaatttttcttccccCATATAACCCCCCTAGGATGctggaagaacaccatcctccccctccgggggaggcagacACTGTTCTGAAAGCGGGAGGTGGAAATGCTCCAGTGGGAAGCccgccctttaccagacaaagggctcagagggagcaatccgcctctGCCACCGACTCCACTATTCTGTCCCTGCAAGCCACCAGACCCCCAGATGcagaggggaatcagccccatcactattggcctttcgccactagtgacctctacaattggaaagctcagaatcctaagttttccgaCAAActggcagggcttattgatttattagactctgttctttttacccatcagcccacataggacgattgccagcagcttttgcaggtcctgttcacgactgaggaaaagagaaagaatcctcaatgaggcccgaaaactagttccgggtGCAGatgggaatcccaccaccaaccaggctcagatagatgcctccttccccttaacttggacccagtgggatttcaacacagCAGAAGGTAAGGATCAAaaaataccccatgtctcaggaggcccagaaggggatccagccacacaacTGGAGACTACGAAGgctaggggtactagttccttgccagtctgcctggaacacccccctactgccggtcaaaaagcctcacacaaatgactaccgaccagtacaagacctccgggaagtaaataagagggtcgtggacatacacccaactgttcccaacccatatactctcttgagcccCTTGGCGCCcccagggtctggtatactgtactagatttaaaggacactttcttcagtctgccgctggcaccccagagccaacccttgttcgccttcaAGTGGCATGATCcagaggagggctacagtgggcaactcacctggacacggctacctcagggattcaaaaattcacgcACCATCTTCAACAaggcactacacgaggacctgggtgagtacagaagggagcaccctggccacacccttctacagtatgtagatgacatcctgattgctgccaacactgccaaagactgtgagcgagggacccaggacctgctggctaccctggggcCCTTAGGGTACCGGGCATCCgggaagaaggctcagatatgcagggagagggtaagttacctgggatatatcctggagggcGGACAGTGGGGGTTATCAGATGCCAGAAgagaaactgtcctaaagatccctaTTCCCACCTCCCGAAGAGAAGTAAGAGAATTCCTAGGATCGGCCAGCTACTGCCGCCTCTGGGTTCCGGGTTTTGCTGAGATCgccaggcccctatatgaagctaccaaagaggggaaaacatttaaatgggctgaaaaagaagaaactgcctttaatcGGTTAAAAAAGGCTCTCCTATGTGCCGCAGCCCTGGGCCTACCAGACATTACGaagcccttccacctctttgtagacgaacataagggaatagcaaaaggggttctaactcaagccttaggcccctggaaccGCCCAGTGGTTTACCTGTCCAAGAAGCTAGACCCAATAGCTGCCGGCTGGccgccatgcctaagaattattgcagcgacagcactcctagtcaaggacgcagacaaactgaccctaggacaggagatctggatcactaccccacacgccattgaaggggtcctgaaacagcctcctgatagatggatgagcaacacacgtatgactcattaccagagcctcctactcaaccTTCCGTGGGTGTGGTTCTACTCCAGTGTGgccctcaatcctgcaaccctgctgcccgATCCTGACCTAGGTGCTCCACTACATGACTGTGCAGGAAGCCTggaacaagtacatggattcTGGACGGACCTGACCCACCGGCCCCTCCCTGATGCCCAGGCTCCTTGGTTGACTGATGGTAGCAGCTTTGTACGAGCCGGACACAGGTATGCAGGTGCAGCGGTGGTCACCGAAATGGACACCGTATGGGTGGAGGCTCTACCCTCTGGAACGTCAGCCCAGCGAGCAGAGCTCATAGCCCTCACCAAGGCGCTGATGCTGGGAGCTGGAAAATGGCTTAACATCTACACAGACAGCTGTTATGTGTTTGCCACAGCTCATATTCATGGGGCAATTTATCAGGAGAGGGGGTTACTGACGGCAGAAGGAtggactataaaaaataaacaagagataCTTGACCTGCTTACGGCCTCATGGCTTCCTGCCAAGCTAGCCATTATCCACTGCCAAGGGCACCAAAAAGCTGATAACCCAGTAGCTAGAGGTAATCAAAAGGCTGACCAGGCAGCCAAGGCAGTAGCCCTTACTCCAGTCCCCACCATGACCATACAACTACCAGACccgggagacccagttttaccagaccagcccaaatactcccaggaggagttacagcggatcaagaaactccccatggcccaggagataaagggatggtcgtatacacctaacaaggagctTGTGCTGCCAGACCAGCTCGGAGTCTCAGTATTAGAGCACATGCATCAgtctactcacatgggggcccgaaaattaaaagacttaatctgACATGCCAGAATCAAGATgcaccaacaggacaccaaaatagagcaagttgtatctgcctgcaagacctgccaactcaccaacgcgagagccacatcaaataaaaaaggaaccaggctcagaggcaccagaccgggagcccaatgggaagtcgacttcactgaagtcaaaccaggaaagtatggttttaaatatcttttagtatttacagacaccttctctggctgggtggaggcatacccaaccaagcatgaaatggctcagacggtggctaagaagctactggAAGACAttttacccaggtatggttttcttGCCATgataggatcagacaatggaccagctttatctcgcaggtaacatAGGCAGTAGCCAAGgtggtgggggcaaactggaaattacctTGTGCTTacaggccccagagctcaggacaggtagaaagaatgaatagaaccctaaaagagacccttacctaattaaccatggagactggtgGGGACTGGGTGACCCTCCTACCATACACCCTTTACCGGGTTAGAAACAttccttacactctgggttttactccctacgagatcatgtttggcaggccaccccctatTATTCCCAACCTtcttgctgagtttaaagatcaagaactttttctttccttgagagggctccagagggcgcaTGAGGGCATTTGGCTGCACCTCTgtgccatctacgaggctggcccAACCCCGACACCTCTtcagtacaggccgggagactgggtctacatcaagaggcaccaccgagagaccCTCGAGCCGCCCTGGAAGGGACCATATATCATGGTGCTGACAACCCCCACTGCTCTCAAAGTAGACAgcatcgcgacctgggtccatcacacccacgttcggccagcggacccctcctcgATCCGGAAGGACTTCGTCACACGATGGGCTGTCAATtgggaccaacacaacccgctcaagctcaagctacagcgcattcgacCCACCTAATTTGGTAACTCTGTTAGCTCTGTTTGGCACTGCTCATGCTGCCGAGAGTCCCCATgtcccccaaaacatcacctggcagatcatagacaccagctcagggacaatactta is part of the Felis catus isolate Fca126 chromosome F1, F.catus_Fca126_mat1.0, whole genome shotgun sequence genome and encodes:
- the LOC123382765 gene encoding uncharacterized protein LOC123382765, which gives rise to MSNTRMTHYQSLLLNLPWVWFYSSVALNPATLLPDPDLGAPLHDCAGSLEQVHGFWTDLTHRPLPDAQAPWLTDGSSFVRAGHRYAGAAVVTEMDTVWVEALPSGTSAQRAELIALTKALMLGAGKWLNIYTDSCYVFATAHIHGAIYQERGLLTAEGWTIKNKQEILDLLTASWLPAKLAIIHCQGHQKADNPVARGNQKADQAAKAVALTPVPTMTIQLPDPGDPVLPDQPKYSQEELQRIKKLPMAQEIKGWSYTPNKELVLPDQLGVSVLEHMHQSTHMGARKLKDLI